Within the Mucilaginibacter sp. CSA2-8R genome, the region AAGGTTAATGATGTCATCTATATTACCACAGGTTATTGCTGCTTTGCAGGCTAACGGTACCAAAGAGCTGGCCGCGGTTGTGAACCGTAAAAATATAGCTGCATCCAAGGTGCTTATCAAATCGGGTTTTGTACGGATGCAGCAGTTCGATATTGAAAAAGATTTATATGCTCTGTCGGCATAAATGTATTCGGTGTTAACAGCTGTGTAATGAATAGGAAACCAAACATATTAGTATATCAAAAATAAGTATATTTAAACTAGTAATTGAGTAAACGCTCAGCAGCACTAGTTAACTCGTCAATATCAAAGGGTTTGGGCAGGTAGCTGGTGGCTCCTGCAGCTTCTGCAATCTCTCTGCCATCGCGACTGGCCGATATAATAATAATCGGCATATTTCTAATTGAACTTTCGGTCGCTCTCACTCGTTTAACAATCAGGTCTCCGGTTAAAATAGGCATCCAGATATCAATGATAAGTAAGTCGGGCCTTTCTGCCTGCAGGCGGTCAAAGAGTTTAACGCTGTCCGTTTCAGTTGATATTTTTGCACCGGTGAAACCCAGTATCAGTTCAAGCATTTCAACGATGCTAACATCATCGTCGCATACCATAATTTTCTTCCCCTCCATTAATAATCCCCTTCGCTTTTTAACGGCAGGGTAAAGCTAAATGTTGAGCCCTTTCCTTCTTCGGTATCTACCCATAAGTCGCCACCATGGTGCTTAACAATCTGCTCGCAAACATACAGACCTATGCCCATACCCGGAAAATGCTTCTGGATGTTGCTGGCGCGGTAAAAACGCTCAAAAATCTTTTTCTTATCATTCAGGCTTATCCCCAGTCCGTGATCGGTAACTGATACCTTTATAAACGTACTAACTTGCGATAAAAATATCTCTACCGACTCAGCATCCGGAGAATATTTTATAGCATTAGAAATAAGGTTGCTGACCACCTGCCGCAACTGTAATTCGTCGCCGTTATAAGGCTGTTTTATATTACCTGATATAATGATTTTATGGCTTAAAGTAGCTGTTTGGAGATTTTCGGCTACATCTTTAACCATGGCATTTAAATTAAATAATTCACGGTGTATGTCAGCCCGGCCGGCCTGCAACCTTGATACGTCCAGCAACTCTGAAATAAGCTTGTTTAAACGCAGTAATTCGCTACCTGCTTTGGTAACCACACTTTTAAATTGCGGTGTAGATTCGGGGTGCATCATACGCTCCATTACCTGCACGTAGGCTTTTACAGTAGTAAGCGGTGTTTTTAATTCATGGCTTGCTACTGATAAAAAATCATCTTTACGCTGTTCGATAGCTCGCCGCTCAGTAATATCTTCAATAGCCAGTAAAATACGGTCTTTGTATTGGCCTTCCAACTCTACCCTAAAAGCGTTAACCAGCATCAGCTTTTTACCAATATGCGGAAAATTATGCTCTACCTCAAAATCCAGAACAGGGTTATTGGTAGGTAAAATGTCTTCCAGCATTTCTTTTAAACGCGGGATATTCCATTGCCCGTTACCCAACTTGTACAATTCCTGATCGATGGTTTCAACCCGGCTCACTTTAAATGTGCGTAAAAAATGCTCATTTACCGTTTGCACTTTAAGGTCCGGTTCTATAACAATTAAGCTTTCGCGCACGGTTTGCACAATACTATCTAAGTATTCTTGAGACAACTTTAGCTCTTTGGTGCGTTCGTTTACCTTGCGCTCAATCATGTCGCGCTCGTGGCGCAATTCTTCTTCCGCTTTTTTACGGCGGCTTACATTATGCTGTACACCAATGAAGTGGGTAACTTCACCACTTGCATTTTTTATAGGTGACACAAAAAGCTCGTTCCAAAACAACTCACCCGACTTCGTATAATTGCGGATCTCAATGTTTACGTGTTCACCTTTAGCAATAGCTTCCTTAAGTTGAAAACGTTCTGGTTGTTCGCGGTCGTCGCCCTGCAAAAAGCGGCAGTTATGGCCAATTATTT harbors:
- a CDS encoding ATP-binding protein, which translates into the protein MNIPNNFNGLPDGGTSNNTLVLLKAALDSSVSGIIVTDNALPDNPIIYCNKSFQDITGYRFEEIIGHNCRFLQGDDREQPERFQLKEAIAKGEHVNIEIRNYTKSGELFWNELFVSPIKNASGEVTHFIGVQHNVSRRKKAEEELRHERDMIERKVNERTKELKLSQEYLDSIVQTVRESLIVIEPDLKVQTVNEHFLRTFKVSRVETIDQELYKLGNGQWNIPRLKEMLEDILPTNNPVLDFEVEHNFPHIGKKLMLVNAFRVELEGQYKDRILLAIEDITERRAIEQRKDDFLSVASHELKTPLTTVKAYVQVMERMMHPESTPQFKSVVTKAGSELLRLNKLISELLDVSRLQAGRADIHRELFNLNAMVKDVAENLQTATLSHKIIISGNIKQPYNGDELQLRQVVSNLISNAIKYSPDAESVEIFLSQVSTFIKVSVTDHGLGISLNDKKKIFERFYRASNIQKHFPGMGIGLYVCEQIVKHHGGDLWVDTEEGKGSTFSFTLPLKSEGDY
- a CDS encoding response regulator, with product MEGKKIMVCDDDVSIVEMLELILGFTGAKISTETDSVKLFDRLQAERPDLLIIDIWMPILTGDLIVKRVRATESSIRNMPIIIISASRDGREIAEAAGATSYLPKPFDIDELTSAAERLLNY